From Centroberyx gerrardi isolate f3 chromosome 10, fCenGer3.hap1.cur.20231027, whole genome shotgun sequence:
aagcagAAGCATCTTCGCTCCAAGGCCATGCTCCTCTAcattctgctgtcctccatctctctgctcactgtggttctcaacctgctggtcatcatctccatctcccacttCAGGCAGAGATATACTTCTCAGCATagccaaaaatgtttttatatttttttaagtatgAACAGTTTGACGTGCAAGAAGAAATGGCTTTGGGGTAGTACATAAAATTGTCACATCTAGTCTTTAATAAGTACATTACGGTTTGGTAAAGCTTTAATTCTTGTTTTTAGTCATACTGCTACTTTGACTACTACCCccactactgcaactaataaTATAACTACTTTCTTCAACAGCCAAAATACTATATATgaatgttaaatgttgaatgatgaTATTCTCCCActccaggcagctccacacccccaccaacctcctcctcctctccctggctgtctcagaCCTCCTTGTGGGCCTCCTGCTGATGCCGGTTGAAATCCTCCTCATGGAGTCTTGCTGGTTTCTGGGTGACCTCATATGTGCTCTCTTTTACTATGCTTCCTTTATTATTATCTCTGCCTCAGTAGGAAACATGGTGCTCATATCAGTCGACCGCTATGTGGCTATTTGTGACCCTCTGTGTTACCCCACCAAAATCACTCAGAGAAGAATTAAAAtctatgtttgtctgtgttgggtCTGTTCTGCTTTCTATGGCAGTCTGATTAAAAAAGATCTCCTGAAACAACCAGGAAGGTATAATTCCTgtgttggagagtgtgtggttgtCATTAGCTTTATAGCAGGAGCTGTTGACCTTGTTATGAACTTTATTGTTCCCATAACTGTCATCATAGTTCTGtatatgagagtatttgtggtggctgtgtctcaggctcgtgccatgcgatcccacattgtggctgtcacactccagcattcagtgactgtaactgctaagaaatctgagaggaaagcagccaggactcttggtattgtcatagctgtgtttctaatgtgtttctgtccatattACTATCCCTCTCTTGCAGGCCAGGACACCTCAAGCGGTGCTTCATATTCAGCCTTTGTGATCTGGCTGCTTTATTGTAACTCCTGTCTAAACCCTGTGATCTATGCCTTTTTCTATCCCTGGTTTAGAAATACTATTAAACTCATTGTTACACTTCAGATATTGCAGCCTGACTCCTGTGAAGCCAAACTACTGTAGAGATGCTGTGGAGTGACATAAGAACTTTTCTATGAAGGcggaaatgtattttttcctgtTGTTGAGTCAATGAATTCAAAAGACCAAACACAAGtttggacagacagaggaaaatatattttggtaaaacacacagtgaatttGTATGTAACCTCATTGTCATGAACTATTCATTCTATGTAAAAAAGAGCTGTAATATATTTTGCAAAGTGCAACAGCACGATGTCAAGTAAAATGGAAACATTTCTTGTCCTCATGTTGTTGAATGGAACTTGTCTGCCTGGTTTCCACAACAGGGCCAAACAGGGCTAGTCAGGGTTTAGTCATCATCTATTTCACTGATTTTACCCAAAACACCACCTCTGTGATTCTTTTCCATCTTAGTGCAAACAGAGATGATTGGTCAGGTGGGCTTCAGTTCCGCATTATTTTTCTCAATTGGTTTTCTCATTGTTCTAATCATTCATAAGCACCGTTAAAATCATTTAGGTAAACACAGACATAATACAGAGGTAGATATAACAACAGCATCATTGTTTATTCTTTGTTACACATGGTTACACAAATATGAGATACAAAGTGTGCAATGTAATGAGTAAACGTTAAATAAAGCTGCAGAAATTGTggtctgtgtctccctctgatGTTCTTAGTGAGTTTTACATATAGAACAAAATCTGCCATCCTTCCACTGTTCATGATTTGCCGTATTGTCTGATTCACAGTCCTAAATGTCTTTAAATATTTGTGTAGCCCAGCTTCCTAATCTATAGCTAGGACCTTGCTAGTGTGGTAAAACACATAACAACAGTACTAATATACTAGTATACATATCAATAATTGTATACTACTTCATGACAGATCCCAGACACCATATCTAAAATGGTCAATAATGCAACCCTCCAGTCTATTTAAAGGTGTATGCTCTGGGCTAAAGTGACCTAGCAGTATTCTGGTTAGTGTTCCTCTCCTGAGGTCAAACAGATTGTCTTCTATTGCTGTGAACTCACACTTTTATGTAAAGGTCATGTCTTTTGCCCCAACATTGAGCATGACAAAAACATAGCTGTTGGGATTCACTTAGTACTAGATAATcttctgacattttgtttttcctttctggAAGACTTTTGAATGTTCTGCCCATCCACAAGAACATGGAAAGAGACTAGTATTAGATCTGCAGTTATATTTGTGCTTGTTATTGATCTGGTCTTATGAGTTATGAGCCATAATGTGCTATGCCAGTTTGATATGAACCAGTTAAAACCAAATGTCAGCCTCATGAGTGCATGCTTACGAAATTTGATGAAATTCAAACAATCAGTTTAGGAGGCACGAAGTCTTGGCTTATGTGACACCTCATATTGGattattttaaaatgccatAGCAGGCATGGTTCCTCACCTGTACTGACAAGGATCATTATGGGTGGACAAACTATGATAGAGTTACGGTCACGGCCAAGTTCCAGCCAAGCTTTAATTAGTCCAACATTTGGCATGTCTCAAGTATTATGCCCAACAGTTAAAAGTTAGCATGCTGGATCAATTTGGGACAAAATTctgtagaggctttgcagttgtgtcacaaatctgcAGGCAACCAGAACTGGCATCATGATGAAGGTCCACATGAAGCTATCAACCAAGTGTCAGTCCAAGCTAACGCTCCAGTGTCCATCTGGCCGCCTGTCAGGCAACTCGCCACCACACAGCTGCctgatttttgctgtctttccagatatggataatcaatcacttgATTAAACTAACCTATAATAACATATcttacctttcttcctcttttgaaaatgtgaagaaGATCCATAACCTGTCTTGTCTAttcctgacattgtgtttcctggCTGTAGCCCACCTTGCCTTCTCTGACCTAGGCTAGGACCGAccgattaaaatcatccataacGTTTTCTGTTCCTTTAGTTCGACTCAAACTACGACAGGTGACAGAAATCTTGAACAATGTAAAACTTCACTTAGGACTACATATTAACTGATCAAAAATATTCAGGGCTAATCTCAAAATATTTGGGGCTTAAGCCCCGAAAGAAAGACCCTGGCGACGCCACTGTTCCTGAACATATACGATTAAACAGATGCTTTTATCAAAAGTGGCTTCTGCATTTTTAGTATGTTTGAACCCAGTGGGAATGGAACCTctcaccctggcagtgttggcgccttgctctgcccattgagccACACAGGGCAGAGAGAACCTGagaattgttgttgtttttgttgttgttaatgtaCTGTTCCTGTGTTTCAGAGGAGATCCTGAGATCAACTCCACCTACGTCAGCCTGAGCCTAGAGTGACCCCCACAACTACTCTTCAGTTCAGCTCGGCTGGAGTGCGCTTGGCGTTCATCAGCCTTGCTGAGTGCTGCAACCTAAGTGCTCCCTTCAGTTTGGTGGCCCTGCTGAGCTCGACTTTGAACGACCAGACCTCGATCAGCTGTTCGTGCCCTGTAGACGAACACATGCCTTGTCTCTGTGTTCATCACCTACTGTGGGACCTACCTCCGCTGGCTCTGGCATACGTATGGTCATCATCCACTGGGCATAATTCATGTACCACACATACACTTACTTTATACAATATTATTTATCTATTCTCCCGGTTCTCGTTGGATTTTACAATTTTAGATTTTCTACTTTTACCTGATCTTAGCACCATCttttatttcttgtattttttacaGTTGTAAATCAGTACAAACGGCtgagttattttattttactttattttttgctCATTGAAGCCAACAGTTCAATGGTGCTTCAGAGCATGAATTCTACCGCCCCGCTTCCCACGTCATCTCCGCCACACTGCTCCGGTTGCTGCTACCTAACTGCTAGGGTTGCCTCCCAATCCCTGGAACTGGTAACACTGAACCATGAAGAGTAAAGTGGAGTTTCTCCAGTCTGAGGTGCTGCTTTACATCTCTCAGTGCCAAAACATATGGGCCAGAAAGGCAGGGAGCAAACCACACCGATCATAAGTAGAGTAGTACATCGAGATACATTCT
This genomic window contains:
- the LOC144539884 gene encoding trace amine-associated receptor 13c-like; protein product: MMETLEGGELCFPQLLNTSCRKQKHLRSKAMLLYILLSSISLLTVVLNLLVIISISHFRQLHTPTNLLLLSLAVSDLLVGLLLMPVEILLMESCWFLGDLICALFYYASFIIISASVGNMVLISVDRYVAICDPLCYPTKITQRRIKIYVCLCWVCSAFYGSLIKKDLLKQPGRYNSCVGECVVVISFIAGAVDLVMNFIVPITVIIVLYMRVFVVAVSQARAMRSHIVAVTLQHSVTVTAKKSERKAARTLGIVIAVFLMCFCPYYYPSLAGQDTSSGASYSAFVIWLLYCNSCLNPVIYAFFYPWFRNTIKLIVTLQILQPDSCEAKLL